Within Armatimonadota bacterium, the genomic segment GTACTCCCCTACGACAACGCCATCATACAGCACGTTGATCGCGTGCTGTTGTCTGGCTGTCAGTCCCGACTTTCGAAGCTCATGCGCCAGCGCATTCTCGTACACCTTTTCGAGGAAACCGTGCCCGAGGTTATTCCCGACAGTGTACGCGCAGCCGATGACCGTCCTCGATATCTCATCCAATCCCGATCTGCGTTCATCCGCGTCCATCGGCGGTCCCATATCACGCTCCGAGTTCCGCCAGCGCCTGCTCGACCTGTTCCGCGTTCGGGGCCTTGCCGTGCCAGTCGCAGACGCCCTCCATGTACGAGACGCCCTTGCCCTTGACGGTGTGCGCGACGATCATCGTCGGCTTGCCCTGTACCCTCCGCTCGGGAGCGAGCGCGTCGAGGATCTGCCCGAAGTCGTGCCCGTCTATCTCGATCACGTTCCACCCGAACGCGCGCCACTTGTCCGGGACCGGCATGACGGTCATGATGTCGCAGAGCGGGCCGTCAATCTGAAGGCCGTTGAAGTCGGTGATCGCGGTCAGGTTGTCGAGCTCGAAGTGGGCCGCCGCCATCGCGGCCTCCCATATCTGCCCCTCCTCCGACTCGCCGTCGCCGACCATGCAGAAGACGCGGTAGTCCTTCGAGTCGAGCTTGCCCGCGATCGCCATCCCGCACGCGCCGGAGAGCCCCTGCCCGAGCGAGCCGGTGGTGAACTCGACGCCGGGGAGCTTCTTCATGTCCGGGTGGCCCTGGAGCCGGCTGTCAATGCGCCGGAAGGTGGTGATCTCCTCCTTCGGGTAGTACCCGGCCTCAGCGAGGGCCGCGTAGAGGACGGGGGAGGCATGGCCCTTGCTCAGGACGAAACGGTCGCGGTCGGGCCGCTTCGGGTCCTTCGGGTCGTGCCGCATGACGTGGAAGTAGAGCGCGGCGAGGATGTCCGCCGCGGAGAGCGACCCGCCCGGGTGGCCGGAGTTCGCCGCTCCAACCATCGTGATGATGTCCTTCCTCATCTCCGCCGCCTTGCTCTTCAGGCGCTCGATCAGTTCTTCAGGGTATTCTGTCATGTAGTTGCTCCTTGGTTACGCTTTCGTGCTGAACCCACTCTGAAGAGTCCGTATGTACAGGGACCAGCACCGCCAGTCCTGAGTGCGTCCTCCGGGACGTGTATCGAAGGACGGTCGGGCCTCCAATGAGGTCCGGCAACACAAGGCCGCCCTTCGATACATGCCGTCATTCACCGGCACACTCAGGGCTGACGGTTCCCGCTACTCCGATCCCTTTCTATCCGCGTTCATCGGCGGTCATGATTTCTTGAACGTGACGACGGTCGCGCCCGCGCCGCCTTCCTCGCGCTCTCCCAGGCGGAACGACTCCACCGCGTGGTGGTTCTGCAGGTAGTCCCAGACGGCCTTCCTGAGAGCGCCCGTCCCCATCCCGTGGATGATGCGCGCGGACGGCAGGCCCGCGAGGTACGCGTCGTCGAGGTACTTGTCGAGGTTCTCGACGGCCT encodes:
- a CDS encoding transketolase yields the protein MTEYPEELIERLKSKAAEMRKDIITMVGAANSGHPGGSLSAADILAALYFHVMRHDPKDPKRPDRDRFVLSKGHASPVLYAALAEAGYYPKEEITTFRRIDSRLQGHPDMKKLPGVEFTTGSLGQGLSGACGMAIAGKLDSKDYRVFCMVGDGESEEGQIWEAAMAAAHFELDNLTAITDFNGLQIDGPLCDIMTVMPVPDKWRAFGWNVIEIDGHDFGQILDALAPERRVQGKPTMIVAHTVKGKGVSYMEGVCDWHGKAPNAEQVEQALAELGA
- a CDS encoding GxxExxY protein, with product MDADERRSGLDEISRTVIGCAYTVGNNLGHGFLEKVYENALAHELRKSGLTARQQHAINVLYDGVVVGEYLADILVNDCVILELKTVKALDDVHMAQCLNYLKATGLNLCLLINFGTPRVQVKRVVNKY